The Salvia miltiorrhiza cultivar Shanhuang (shh) chromosome 1, IMPLAD_Smil_shh, whole genome shotgun sequence genome has a window encoding:
- the LOC131005232 gene encoding agamous-like MADS-box protein AGL62 yields MSSSSKQAAGAAPRKSKGRQKVKMAKMENHSNLQVTFSKRRAGLFKKASELCTLCGAEAAIVVFSPANKVYCFGHPNVNTLVDRLAAGMEPPPPPSHLIMEAHRNSNIRDLNIELTRLDTLLRAERRRAQEIDLLRRAGHQQRSLDDLDHAQLCALKESVMEFKKSLDAKLHKEMFNSHPSGVGAGADDTCRFPGFDLPKLSLGFGHLLPYSNGGLPADYSTVNINGGGGAYYGWSNGASSSTLPNDPHAIATNMFQMF; encoded by the coding sequence ATGAGTTCATCATCGAAGCAAGCTGCAGGGGCGGCGCCAAGAAAGAGCAAAGGCCGGCAGAAAGTGAAGATGGCGAAGATGGAGAACCACAGCAATCTACAAGTGACCTTCTCCAAGCGCCGCGCCGGCCTCTTCAAGAAGGCCAGCGAGCTCTGCACCCTCTGCGGCGCCGAGGCCGCCATCGTCGTCTTCTCCCCGGCCAACAAGGTCTACTGCTTCGGCCACCCCAACGTCAACACCCTCGTCGACAGGCTGGCCGCCGGAATGgagcctccgccgccgcccagCCACCTCATCATGGAGGCTCACCGCAACTCCAACATCCGCGACCTCAACATCGAGCTCACCCGCCTGGACACCCTGCTCCGGGCCGAGAGGAGGCGGGCCCAGGAGATCGACCTGCTCAGGAGAGCCGGCCACCAGCAGCGCTCCTTGGATGATTTGGATCACGCGCAGCTCTGCGCCTTGAAGGAGTCGGTGATGGAATTCAAGAAGAGTCTTGACGCTAAACTGCACAAGGAGATGTTTAATTCTCACCCTAGTGGTGTTGGTGCTGGAGCAGATGATACTTGTCGTTTTCCCGGCTTTGATCTTCCCAAATTGTCGCTAGGATTCGGTCATCTTTTACCTTATTCCAATGGTGGACTGCCGGCAGATTATTCTACCGTGAATATtaatggcggcggcggcgcttaTTATGGGTGGAGTAATGGCGCGTCTTCTTCTACACTTCCTAATGATCCTCACGCTATTGCAACTAATATGTTCCAAATGTTCTAG